The following proteins are encoded in a genomic region of Vulpes vulpes isolate BD-2025 chromosome X, VulVul3, whole genome shotgun sequence:
- the RTL3 gene encoding LOW QUALITY PROTEIN: retrotransposon Gag-like protein 3 (The sequence of the model RefSeq protein was modified relative to this genomic sequence to represent the inferred CDS: inserted 7 bases in 4 codons; deleted 2 bases in 1 codon; substituted 1 base at 1 genomic stop codon) encodes MVQETQRPLEPPAAPESLKLPTTHEPQEPSLVCKLSEAWKSPNLPEVKELQRPPVAQEANKPPEIKPQKPPDIQDALALDPLDTQEFLXPSAXQKSLEGLIASLTSAASEFQSPSGLEGEAFSPEYCLDFIGDAHKLSEFLIQLNSYIGVRGHLHHTEAAVVSFVGNCFSGEAGMFLAXLLDIQSALLEQFESFIQVLQDTLXQSGKHVSHCNSQLCQREDTAHQYMTHFHLIVQEPNCDESTLCIQFQEGLSSSIPDYLSHNNASATNLSNLITQCQEKLSSKTDPNPQGASPSEEGGGPENSIAKNQPVQAERNSPHLSEAEWADCCESHXCGHPGHFARDCSVKPHHAQQEGNIKTWW; translated from the exons ATGGTCCAGGAAACCCAGAGGCCCTTGGAACCTCCAGCAGCCCCAGAGTCTCTGAAACTTCCAACAACCCATGAGCCCCAGGAACCTTCACTGGTCTGTAAGCTCTCAGAAGCCTGGAAATCCCCAAATCTCCCAGAAGTCAAGGAACTCCAGAGGCCCCCAGTGGCCCAGGAGGCCAACAAGCCTCCAGAAATTAAGCCCCAAAAGCCCCCAGATATCCAGGATGCCCTG GCCCTGGATCCTTTAGATACCCAGGAGTTCCTATAGCCCTCAG CCCAGAAGTCCCTGGAAGGCCTAATAGCTTCTTTGACATCAGCAGCTTCAGAGTTCCAGTCCCCCAGTGGGTTAGAAGGGGAAGCTTTTTCCCCGGAATACTGTTTAGACTTCATTGGAGATGCTCATAAACTTTCTGAGTTCTTGATTCAATTGAATAGTTACATAGGAGTCAGAGGGCACCTGCATCACACTGAAGCAGCTGTAGTGAGCTTTGTTGGCAACTGCTTCTCAGGTGAGGCAGGAATGTTTTTAGC CTTACTAGATATCCAAAGTGCCCTGCTGGAGCAATTTGAGAGTTTCATACAAGTGCTCCAGGATACTTT ACAGTCTGGAAAACATGTCAGTCACTGCAACAGTCAGCTGTGCCAACGGGAGGATACTGCCCATCAGTATATGACCCACTTCCATCTCATTGTTCAAGAGCCAAACTGTGATGAAAGCACTCTCTGCATCCAATTTCAGGAAGGGCTTTCCAGTTCTATCCCAGACTATCTGTCTCACAATAACGCATCAGCCACCAACCTATCTAATCTGATCACTCAGTGCCAG GAGAAACTAAGTAGTAAGACTGATCCAAACCCACAAGGAGCAAGTCCTTCTGAGGAGGGAGGTGGGCCTGAGAATTCAATAGCTAAAAACCAGCCTGTGCAGGCTGAAAGAAATAGCCCACATCTCAGTGAAGCTGAATGGGCCGACTGTTGTGAAAGTCA TTGTGGTCATCCTGGTCATTTTGCCAGAGATTGTTCTGTCAAGCCTCATCATGCACAGCAGGAAGGAAACATCAAGACCTGGTGGTAA